The Argentina anserina chromosome 5, drPotAnse1.1, whole genome shotgun sequence genome includes the window ATACAAGGCTTCCCTTGTATTTGAGACGAGCTCTCATGAATATGGTAACTAGAACTTTGGTGAGTGGAGGTTTCTTTGTAGGCACCAAACAAAGAAGATAGAGTGTCAGCAAAAACCTTCAATTGTGAAGATTCTCGACCATAGAGCTTTTCATAAGCCCATTCAACAAACTCCATCTTAAACCGAGGATCCATCACCACTGCAATCCCCAAAATCAGGCTATAATCTGACTAATATTTCTTAAACTTCAAATCCATCTCTTTTCCCATCCGGCTTAGAAAAGAATCTTCACTGGCAATGGCTTCTTGTATACTGTGTTGAACAACTAACACCTTCGGGAAAAATAAGTTTGATGTAGGGTACTTTGTTCTAGAAAACAACACTGTTACTTCATAAAATTCCCCTAGAAACTTATTTATCTTCTCAATCTTCTCCCACTCCTCATCTGAAGGACACCACTTGAAAGAACTGTCACTTACTGCCAAGTTCATCAATGCACTACGATAGTAGAGAGCACCATCAAGCATCAAATAGGTTGAATTCCACCTTGTTGGCATATCTTGTCTCAATCCCCTTCTGCTTCCTCCCAAACCAACTTGTGAAACACATTGTAGAAACCTTTGTTTTCTAACTTCTGAACCCTTTATATACTTGATGCCTTCTCGTATCTTTGTGACAGATGGGTGAATCTCTTTCAGTCCATCTtgaactatcaaattcaagatgTGTGCACAACATCTGACATGAAAAAATTTGCCATCTACTAAAAGCAAGCCTATGAAATTCAACCTCATCTTTAGCTTCTCAACAAAAGAGTCATTGGCTGTTGCATTATCTAAGGTAATTGAAAACAACTTCTCTTCAATTCCCCACTCTCCAACCAAGGTAAATACCTTATCAGCTAATGCAACACCATTGTGAGGAGGAGGCATATgacaaaaattaataattcttttttctAATCTCCATTCTGAATTCATAAAGTGTGCAGTAATAGTCAAATACCCATCAGTAACTACAGAGGTCCACAAATCAGCAGTCAAACTAATTCTTCCTTTAGCTGAACTCAACAAATTCTTAAACTTCACTTTTTCACTATCATACGTCTTCAAGACATGAGCCTTAACAGTGTTTCTACTAGGGAGTGTAAGTTGAGGTACATAGCAATAACCACAATTGTAACTATCTTGAGACCATGCtgtattaattaaataaaataataaataagaaatcataataataattaagaattaaagagaaacaaaatccTTATAAATTGTTAAAAATATGGAGGAAAAAATTGCTTCAATTACAATAAGACATGCACCATCAATGGAGAGATTGAAGCAGCCCAAGCGATCTCCAGCAAGCGAATCCGCCCCACATTGGAGAACTATTGCACCTGGTTGATATGTTTCAATAACCTTGGAAATAATctacaaaatcaaaatttgcCATCAAACACTTGATACAAGTAAGCCAAAACAGAACAcaaatttctaaattttttaCAGAACTTACAGTCTTGAAAAGTCTGGTGAAGCTTGTATCATCTATTCCATTCTTTAGTGGAACATTGATGGCATAAAATTTTCCTTCCCTTTCTCCTATTTCcttcaaaataaataacaaaACTAAATACAACCACAAATTCAATGTCATAAAGACTAGCATTGGAAGATACAACATAATATACATATGTCAGGGTTTAACATGTATACACCAGATCGATAGACAATGGATGCAAGGgtgtttttgtgtgtgtgtgacaAGTGCTTCCATATGCATTAATATACTTCCATGTGGCTAAGTTGTATTTACTATGACCAACGCTAATGGAAGCTAAACCATGCAAACCTATAATAAAAAGGacaaattttgtaatttaaaaATCATCAATGCAGATACTGAGTTAACAAACAAGAGAGCATGAAAAGTTACCTTAACATCACCTGTTCCTGGGAAAAACAGATCCCCGAACTTGTGAAAGCTAACAGTCATTACCCTGTCCAAGTCAAACTTCACCAATTGTATAAGAggtcaacaaaatcaaaataccAACATGCAAATTTGATTTCAAAGATTAttgcaaaaatgaaaaattgttATTAACATAGCCCAAGGGTTTATTAATACATACTTTGAAATTCATATGCCTTCATTATGGGTTTACTTACTGAATTGGTCATAAGAACCTCAATGCAAGGATTGCAAGAACGCACGCacgcgcacacacacacacacacacatatatatatataatgctcCTTAACGTTAGCCCAAGTGGTGAAGGAAAGTAGAAAATTGGTTTTAGGAATAGGATAGAACAGGAGTTCGAATTCCCTTAACTAGAAAAGCTGAAAGAATTTAGGTGTCTTAAAAACAATACCAAAATCAttataaatgaaaataaaacattGGCTCTAGATTTGGGTTAAGAACAAAACCTAAAGTTTATATTCCTTCAATTTGGGTTTATGTATGAAATTGTTCATAAGAACCTCAATGCAAGGATTGCaagcatacatatatatagatgaaaTGATTCTTAAGGTCAGCCCAAGTGGTGAGGAAGGGTAGAAAATTGGTTTTAGATCAGGGGTTCGATATCCCTCAACTTACAGACCTCCGAGAATAGAAAAACTGAAAGAATTTGGGTGTCTTAAGAACAAAACCTAAATCAttaataaatgaaaataaaaatattggcTTTACCAAAATTTCCTGGAAGTAGGATTGACAAAAGCAAAGGAAATTCTACTATTCTGGGGGTTGAGTAAAGAGTGGTTAGGGCATCGAAAGAGCATATTGCAAGTCTCAGGGAAGATCTTAATGATGATGAGTTGAATAATTCGTCTAGGTACTAACAATGGCTCCTTGTCTACTTCTGGCTGAGAATCACATTACTTTCTTACAAGAAAACTTGCTACGTAAAAGGAACTTGCCCAATCATTTCCTAGCTACTGTATGCATCAGAAGTGTATTCACACAGCACACAGCACACAAGACATGCAAAAATTATATCTTTACCAAGAAATCTAATTCACACTCCCCACAACCTTTCAATTATAGTTTTAGTATCATAGATGAAGCAATTTGCAAGTTCAAAAATCTCTAGATTTTGGTATATCAGTGGGAAAATTGGTCACGGTGGTATCATGTCAATAATTTTGAGCTTTACTTGCTAATAGAAAggtataatatatttttcttcataACATATTCCTTAATTGAATTCATAATATATAAAATGAAACCAAATTCATCATAGGCAGGCTGTTTACCTATCAGTGAAGTAAAAAGCTTCCTCTACTCCATCACCATGATGCACATCAATGTCAATGTATAATACTCGGGCATGATGTTTTAGAAGGTCCAAAATACCCAAGACCAAGTCATTAATGTAACAAAATCCAGATGCCCCACACTTTTTGGCATGATGTAGTCCACCAGCCCAATTTATAGCAATGTCACAGAGCTTATTGTTCAACCTACGTGCAGCATCTACATTGAGATTTCAATCAGTAAGATAGAGTCACAATTGACAATCAGAAACAAATAATTTAAATCACCTATTGTGCCCCCAGCATAAATTTGAcagaattcaaacaagttgtCGAAAACAGGGCAATTTTCTCCGAGATTATCTACGATATACAACACAAAATCAGTAAACAAACAACACAATGGAAAGAGAGTCCAGGCACTTTGGTCAACTTAGATAGAGATTTCATTTGCTCATGTGTTGAGCTACCGAATCCACTCATATAGAAGAATAAGTGAATCATCAGTCCCTAGAACATATTGGagttttaatgcacactttaaaACCAGAAGAATGATCTAACAACCATTTCGATATGTGGTTTCAAGAACCTAACTTGGCAGTCAACCCTGCTTACTCTTTCTTTTGACTCCTATTAATTCAGTTCCACAACAACTATTAGCACGAATTAAACTACATAGCACCCACACAATTCACTTACTgatattcaattttttttggttcACATTTAATTGAATTACAACATTAACTCACAGAAAGGTAATCAAGAAGTATAAAAGATTTAAAAGGGTTgaaccaaaaaacaaaacaagaactGGATATTCTCAATCAGTGACTACGGACTAATGAAATTCACTACGTTAGTTTTCAGCTGTAACCCATTAGGAGGCAAGAGCAGATCAAGGAACATCACTATCTCATTCAAATTTCCTATCTCACATTTTCTGCTGGTCAAGCTCATATCAAGAACAACACAAGCCATAcatcacaaaaaaaattacaaatgcCAAACAGAAATAATCATACATCTTGCCAACTCATTGGAGAACAAATGCTGTTTGTCAGGTGTAATCCGGTGGAGAAACTCCACATAGTCGGCTCAATGGAACTGCGCAAGCTCCACAGGATACGCCTTATGCGGCCGCTGCACAAATCATCAAAACTAGAGACCATCATCACTTCAAGTACCCGAAACAGAACCAGATAACAGAGTCAGTCAGCATCAGGGAgtaaaaataacataaatttcCATCTTCTTGTGGAGATCATAAGACAGCACAAGGTGATGAGTCATACACAGCCGGTGTGGCTTCATGGGATGATTGGGCCCGAAATATACGCTGCCGACATCCCCTGCAAAACCCCAGTTCTGTTTCTCAATCTCCATAATTCTCTCAAAAAAcatgaaaaagaaacaacCTAGGACTGACAAGACTCACAAGAGTTCCCATACCATCATAAAAGTACGAGATTCTGTCCTTTGATCGCATACTTAGCACTTTCCGAGCTTCACAGCTCCTACAAGGAGAAAAGCAAAACCCTAAGAATAGAGTTTCAGAACACAAACGAAATGCAATTCATTTAATAAAGAGAGTAAATAAGCTTGGAGCGAGAAGTGCACAGTAAAGATTGCGGATTTGGAATTAGAGGCGTACCTTGAAGCTTATGGTGTGGAAGAACTGGGGTTTTTCTGGGTTGAATTGGAGATAAAAGAGAGCTAAGAATCAATAAGAGGGGTGTTTGGGGTTTCAGGTCAATCTGTTTCTTCTGTTGTgtaagaagaagaggagagcCCGAGAGACGATTTTGCTTTAGTAGCTCTTTTCTATACGTGACGGCTCTTTTCTATACGTGACATTAGGATGAAGTGATGTACTGGCCATTACCCTTGAATGTTTTCAGCATAGTTAATTTTCTCGGAACTTCTCACTGtctcaaattttatttattttactttttacttCACAGCCccatatttgtttttaagaaattaTGGTAAAAGGATAAATCCATAATTTAGTGATAatctccttccttttttatAATAGTAGAGATGAGCCTTATACtttttaaaaagaaagaaattgaaTAACATTAGGCTGTATACGGgtctaaattaattattttcaattggACCTGAGATCCAACTCATGTTAATTAGTTGGTTTGggttttgtattttttaaaataggaCCCAAGTGGATCTGGGTCTGAGATGGATCAGTTCGGTTCTCGGTCTCGTTCGGTTCTAAAATGAACACATACCCTGtaatatttgtaatttattcAAGTCTTAGATGCaatatatgattatataaCTTCATATGACACGACACAACCCAAATGTTAACCTAATATTTAGGATAAGTCGTGCGGAGACTACTGACAAAGGAGACACATCAAAATTTTGGCATAGTCTCCCTTGAATGTAGCCAACccaatcagaaaaaaaatgcaCTTCTAATAATGTCCAACCATATCCAACTACaacatcaaatatttcaaTCTTAGTTACACAACTTAAATCCAAACTCTTAAACATCAGAAAAAATCATCCAATAAATATTCAGAGTATCTGAGCAACTAAACGGGCATAAAGGAAAAATGACTTGTAGGCTAAGAAGGTAACCTACAGTCTGGTACTCGGCGGTAGAAAATGTTGCCTCACAATAGCTACAGGGAATCTGTAAGCCTGCGAACTGGGCATTTAAAAACGAATGGTCCAGGGGAAAACATTTAAAATATTAGAGTGAGTGGACAAAGACGATATcagaaataataaaatttaaaagctACTTCCCCAATTTATCTTTTATATCACAGAAACTCGATGCATGCACGTTTTATTAAAAGGCTTTCATAACCATAAATACTCTCATAAAAATCGGACTAGACCCCACTAGTCAAATAATATCCAAGGGGATACTGATAGGAAGTCGACGAGCCCCGCTAGCCGATGAATATTACAAAACAAATAGGAAAatggactagccccgctagtcaaataGAATAAATAGATACTTATAGTAActggactagccccgctagacAAAAGATGAAATAAAAAATGTCATACATATGCCCCCCgggcaaatatatatatatatatatatatatatatatatatatatatatatatatatatattctcaagtTCTCAATATCGTCATGTTACGTTCACAAAGAGGGTATTGGTTCGTCATGTCATTGTCGGCTATGTAACATCGCCTCCCAGGTGGCATCGCCTCCCAGACGGAAAAGTGATATAGTATGCTAGCATAATCATCTCAAAGTGTATGGCCTCAAAAGATAATGAGTGAATTAGTCCCTCTAGTCACAATAAgatcaataaaaaaatcatagaaaTTAGACAACATTCTTATCCGTTGATCGTGCCCCTTTTTTATAGCtaaggagaggataccggaaAGAAAGAGATATAATTATGTTGATCGTGCCCCTTTTATAGGATTAAAAGAGATGATACcagaataaaatagaaaatcgTTCTTATCTGTTGATCGTTCCCCATTTATATAGttaaaggagaggataccggatTAAGAATAGATAGAACGCGTACGGCTCCCAACCGTACATataaatctcaaatatattcaATAACAATTTCGAGAATCCCATTCTCGAATAATTAATCAATAATTTCTAAAAATCAAATAAggcgttatatatatttctcataTTTATTGTCAAGATAACTAAATAGAAATATCATTATaaataaacaagaaaaataattaaattcatATAAAGCCAAAATCAATTAATTCCAAatattcatgcatgcattatatttcaaaagaaaagtcCACTCACAGTAACCGAGCTACGCCGAGGGTCGGTCCGAAGTTTCCTCAACTCGAGTCTCCCCACCTCCTGTTGCAGAGACATATAGAATTAATTACCGCAACTCGATAATATTtaataagaataaaaacaaCCACTCCCACTCGTCCAAAACCGTTACCACTTCCACCAAAATTTCTTCAACTTCCCTAAGAACCTCCGTACACTAAAAAATATTCTAGCATCCTAATACCATAAGTCCCCCAATTTATGGATCAAAACCACAACTCTTTACGGGTTAAATACGGAAAATAATTGCATAATTATCCCAAAGTTCCTCCAAATATTCTACAAATATTCCTACACCATCCTCAACCATCACATAGCTTTAAAATACCTTAGAAAAATCTCCGGCACGGCGGCAGCCGCCCTTGACACCGCCGAAAGTGGCGGTCGGCCGGCCGTATTCCGACCACTACCAATGACCACTAaaattcaccaccacaatccaaATGGCATTCCTAAAAATTTTCTAGTTCACAATAATAACCAATTTTAACTCTAACTCGTCCAATTTCACCATttcaaaaaaatcacaaattcaaaaccctagaattTGAAATCATCGATTTGATCACTTACCCTTCGAATTGGTTCAATTCCTTCAATGAAATTGTAGCATGGAACGAGACCTTCAAAACGCACCAAGCATCTCGGCCTATGGTGGCCGGTGGAAGGAGTTACGGCGAGAGGAGGCGTTGTGGCAGGCAGAGCTTCTAGGCGACACCGCTTCCTCACAGCGGCGAGACAGGGCCGGCCACCAACCCAGATAGGAAGGGTTTCCTCCAAGCTTCTGAACGACACCGGTGCGGCGGCCTGGAGTGgtcggaaggcggaggtccgaTGACAAGAAAATGCCGCATACGGGAGGTCGGGCTCGGGAAAAAAATCTCACTTTtccccttttttttcttcttcctttcccaaaatggaaatttacccatatatataaaacctCCACCGTAAATAGTAACTTACCAAATGGACATTTCTCCGACAAAACTCCTTTACAACTACCCAATGCCAAAATACTAAATTCGGATTTCATTTACGGAGATACTTAAACTTGATTGATAAAACTATTTAACGAAATAAAAGATTGGGGTCGTATCACCATCAATAAACAATTGAAATCAACCAACTATAAAACTGTCCAacaatataaattataaagtCTTAGACAATCGAACCAACATTCAACTTAAATGTAAAAACAAATGACAATCTgctaggagcacaaagtgtgacgttcttaatgtgtttatgccctatacttactctttgttacctcttatatagtatattttagtttcttttgtatgaataagtgtctaggtagagcttatatcaattatgaatgaattgatgatgaaatcgtgctaagtgttaataatccttgttgagatatgattccttgttcgagtatgattcatcctttcatatttctttctttctaac containing:
- the LOC126796422 gene encoding LOW QUALITY PROTEIN: histone deacetylase 9 (The sequence of the model RefSeq protein was modified relative to this genomic sequence to represent the inferred CDS: substituted 1 base at 1 genomic stop codon) produces the protein MRSKDRISYFYDGDVGSVYFGPNHPMKPHRLCMTHHLVLSYDLHKKMEIYRPHKAYPVELAQFHXADYVEFLHRITPDKQHLFSNELARYNLGENCPVFDNLFEFCQIYAGGTIDAARRLNNKLCDIAINWAGGLHHAKKCGASGFCYINDLVLGILDLLKHHARVLYIDIDVHHGDGVEEAFYFTDRVMTVSFHKFGDLFFPGTGDVKEIGEREGKFYAINVPLKNGIDDTSFTRLFKTIISKVIETYQPGAIVLQCGADSLAGDRLGCFNLSIDGACLIVIEAIFSSIFLTIYKDFVSL